The following proteins are co-located in the Paenibacillus sp. FSL H8-0079 genome:
- a CDS encoding PepSY domain-containing protein: protein MMNKHKLWIGSLSAAVLLGGSAVAASGNVNGQAVQTTPTSTTQSVTQNQNSTGKMLNASQAKALALKAADGKVDDVDLERRNGQTFYEIEIDRKGTNDVVVRLDAYTGKILAVVNDEDYDDDDDYKGTVTGNTSNNSASKQVKLTASQASNIALKQVTGGKVTKVELDHDDGRYVYEIELRTAQGEADVDIDANTGKVLSFDQDFDDED, encoded by the coding sequence ATGATGAACAAACATAAACTTTGGATTGGTAGCTTGTCAGCAGCGGTATTACTTGGTGGATCAGCCGTAGCGGCTAGTGGGAATGTGAACGGACAAGCGGTGCAAACTACACCAACGTCAACAACACAATCCGTAACACAGAATCAGAACAGCACAGGCAAAATGCTGAATGCATCACAGGCGAAAGCGTTAGCCTTGAAAGCAGCCGATGGTAAAGTGGATGACGTGGACCTGGAGCGCAGAAACGGCCAAACGTTCTATGAAATTGAGATCGACAGAAAAGGAACCAATGATGTGGTTGTTCGTCTGGATGCTTACACAGGCAAAATCCTGGCAGTCGTGAACGATGAAGACTACGATGATGACGACGATTATAAAGGTACTGTAACAGGCAATACGTCTAATAACTCTGCTTCCAAGCAGGTCAAATTGACGGCATCCCAAGCTTCAAACATTGCGTTGAAACAAGTTACGGGTGGTAAAGTAACCAAAGTCGAGCTGGATCATGATGATGGTCGCTATGTATATGAGATCGAGCTGAGAACCGCTCAAGGTGAAGCAGATGTAGATATCGATGCCAACACAGGCAAAGTGTTATCGTTCGACCAAGATTTTGATGACGAAGATTAA
- a CDS encoding PepSY domain-containing protein, whose translation MTEHEQRPPEMKRHEQGNSGWAKSRRSLWWGSGLLVVLIVAVVVWWKPWQSTGVVLTADAAAQSVLDQYPGEIVNSTLKDGTYIMQLRSEAGLYDVQVDAVTAAVNSIKRLESNPQAEEKTLWSREQIKTALLKQQTDDQLVSLELVEQQGSPVYTAVVKAKDNSREELTIDPYTGETISSKTIAAPTTEPTKDDPKPQFLSEKQAKQKALAEIPGEVDDIELRGTNSGNPYYLVEIDLADGREAIVQVNAISGAIRSVTWDEDED comes from the coding sequence ATGACAGAGCATGAGCAGCGACCACCGGAAATGAAACGGCATGAACAAGGGAACAGTGGATGGGCGAAATCGCGAAGATCACTCTGGTGGGGTTCAGGGCTTCTCGTTGTGCTGATTGTGGCAGTAGTTGTGTGGTGGAAGCCTTGGCAATCGACTGGTGTGGTACTTACGGCAGATGCGGCAGCACAATCGGTGCTTGATCAATATCCAGGTGAGATTGTGAATTCCACGTTGAAGGACGGGACGTATATCATGCAGCTTCGCTCGGAGGCCGGATTGTATGACGTGCAAGTGGATGCCGTTACAGCTGCTGTGAATTCCATCAAACGGCTGGAGTCCAACCCGCAAGCGGAAGAGAAGACGTTATGGAGCCGCGAGCAGATCAAGACGGCGTTGTTAAAACAACAAACGGATGACCAACTGGTCTCGCTAGAACTTGTGGAGCAGCAAGGTAGTCCGGTATACACCGCGGTGGTGAAGGCGAAGGATAATAGCCGTGAAGAACTTACGATTGATCCATATACCGGAGAGACGATATCTTCCAAAACAATCGCAGCGCCGACAACTGAACCAACCAAGGATGATCCTAAACCTCAGTTTCTGAGCGAAAAGCAAGCGAAGCAGAAGGCGCTTGCGGAGATCCCTGGGGAAGTGGACGACATAGAACTACGTGGAACCAATAGCGGCAATCCGTATTATCTGGTTGAAATTGATCTGGCGGATGGCCGGGAAGCCATTGTACAAGTGAATGCCATCTCGGGAGCGATTCGTTCCGTGACTTGGGATGAGGACGAGGATTAA
- a CDS encoding ATP-binding protein, protein MSLRSKIYGYSSVLFAVLLIAVNLSVYIVFERMSIDNEVNRVEAEAESIVKGVRQSAGSIPPDDLLRAYAPVNGMLRIVNEDGTSSPVTTTAASEQLSKLPYKYESEKKSEYTQVEQIGYVWVSVPVIWPDGEVVNVQVTESIAETENRLSVLRTVLVAVTIIALIPAIISSRILANRMTRPIQQMTRTMTDIQSSGQFKRLPLEEGSKDELKTMGQTFNRMMDLLESNFERQERFVSDASHELKTPLTIIESYASLLQRRGKERPEVFDEAVEAILSESVRMREMTEQLLLLAKQPEQWNVQLTRVDITRLATDSTRAFREAYHREVQCEDPGPIWAISDESKLKQLLFILLDNARKYSEDAIEVRLEAKGQECRIRIVDTGIGMREEELEKVFDRFYRVDPARTRSLGASGSGLGLSLAKELAGAVGARIELTSTEGKGTEASIILPISVQNGPLS, encoded by the coding sequence ATGAGCTTGCGTAGTAAAATCTACGGATATTCGTCTGTATTATTTGCTGTGCTGTTAATCGCGGTGAATCTGTCGGTCTATATCGTGTTTGAGCGGATGTCGATTGATAACGAGGTTAATCGGGTGGAAGCAGAGGCCGAGTCTATTGTCAAAGGAGTACGTCAGTCTGCCGGCTCCATTCCACCGGACGACTTATTGCGGGCCTATGCGCCTGTGAACGGCATGCTTCGGATCGTCAATGAAGACGGCACCAGTTCCCCGGTGACAACAACAGCAGCTTCCGAGCAGCTGAGCAAGCTGCCTTATAAGTACGAAAGTGAGAAGAAATCAGAGTATACCCAAGTTGAACAGATTGGTTATGTATGGGTTTCGGTCCCGGTCATCTGGCCTGATGGCGAGGTGGTGAATGTGCAGGTCACCGAGAGCATTGCAGAGACGGAGAATCGTCTGTCTGTACTTCGTACCGTGCTTGTGGCGGTCACGATTATTGCTCTCATTCCAGCCATTATCTCCAGCCGGATTCTGGCGAACCGGATGACCAGACCGATTCAGCAGATGACACGCACGATGACTGACATACAGTCCAGCGGCCAATTCAAGCGTCTTCCACTGGAGGAAGGGTCGAAGGATGAACTGAAAACAATGGGACAGACGTTTAACCGGATGATGGACCTGCTCGAATCCAACTTTGAGCGACAGGAGCGATTCGTGTCAGATGCATCCCATGAACTCAAAACACCGCTGACCATTATTGAGAGCTATGCGAGTCTGCTACAGCGGCGAGGAAAAGAACGGCCCGAGGTATTCGATGAAGCGGTGGAGGCGATTCTGTCCGAATCGGTTCGCATGCGAGAGATGACCGAGCAACTGTTACTGCTTGCGAAGCAGCCAGAGCAGTGGAATGTGCAGTTGACGCGTGTGGATATCACGAGACTGGCTACAGACTCGACACGTGCGTTTCGCGAAGCCTATCACCGCGAAGTCCAGTGTGAGGATCCAGGCCCAATCTGGGCGATAAGCGATGAGAGCAAGCTGAAGCAGCTGTTGTTTATTTTGTTGGATAATGCCCGGAAGTATAGTGAAGATGCAATTGAAGTCAGGCTGGAAGCCAAGGGGCAAGAGTGCCGTATTCGCATCGTGGATACCGGGATTGGTATGCGGGAGGAAGAGCTGGAGAAGGTATTTGACCGATTCTACCGGGTTGATCCGGCCAGAACACGCAGCTTAGGCGCAAGCGGTTCAGGTCTGGGGTTGTCACTCGCCAAAGAGCTTGCAGGAGCAGTTGGAGCACGGATCGAACTGACCAGTACCGAGGGTAAAGGCACCGAGGCTTCAATTATTTTGCCAATATCCGTTCAGAACGGACCGCTCTCATGA
- a CDS encoding response regulator transcription factor, translated as MNEAVLVIEDEPKIARLLELELQYEGYQVGKAGSGTEGLEKYAEGQWDLILLDVMLPGLSGIEVLRRVRAKDATVPIIMLTAKDSVEDKVSGLDLGANDYITKPFQIEELLARVRAALRLSAVASVASSASSSTPNAGNDSLEHKDEAGWLTAAGLRLNEGTREISRDSVPIELTPREFDLLVYLLQNQRQVLSRDQIVQAVWGYDYYGDTNVVDVYIRYVRKKVDNGFTPPLIHTVRGVGYVLKEQS; from the coding sequence ATGAACGAAGCCGTGCTGGTCATAGAGGATGAGCCCAAAATAGCACGTCTGCTGGAACTGGAACTACAGTATGAGGGATATCAGGTGGGCAAGGCTGGTAGTGGAACAGAAGGACTGGAGAAGTATGCAGAAGGACAGTGGGATCTGATTTTGCTTGATGTGATGTTGCCTGGTCTGAGCGGAATTGAAGTGTTGCGGCGAGTTCGGGCCAAAGATGCTACAGTACCGATCATTATGCTCACTGCCAAAGATTCTGTAGAAGACAAAGTATCCGGCCTGGATCTCGGAGCCAATGACTACATCACCAAGCCGTTTCAGATTGAAGAGCTGCTTGCCCGAGTTCGGGCGGCTTTACGGCTTAGTGCAGTTGCGTCTGTTGCTTCTTCCGCTTCTTCATCCACACCTAATGCAGGGAATGATTCACTGGAGCACAAGGATGAGGCGGGCTGGTTGACGGCTGCCGGGTTGAGACTGAATGAAGGAACGCGAGAGATATCCCGAGATAGCGTGCCCATTGAGCTTACTCCGCGTGAGTTCGATCTATTGGTGTATCTACTTCAGAATCAACGTCAGGTGCTCAGTCGTGATCAGATTGTGCAGGCCGTGTGGGGATACGATTATTATGGAGATACCAATGTGGTGGATGTGTATATTCGTTATGTGCGCAAAAAGGTGGATAACGGATTCACACCACCCTTAATACATACTGTACGGGGCGTAGGATACGTCCTGAAGGAACAGTCATGA
- a CDS encoding SDR family oxidoreductase, with protein MNVLVIGANGQIGKFLVEQLVQEGKHKVTAMIRKPEQADALKKLGADVVIGDLEGSVEDLAEAMKDHNAIVFTAGSGGSTGQDKTLLIDLDGAVKTMEAAEQQGISRYILVSAYGADQREKWSESIKPYYVAKHYADRALFASDLNYTIIRPGGLKNEPGTGKIAVGTDLEPGSIPREDVARVIVASLQEEKTYRMAFDLIAGEQPVEDALGKL; from the coding sequence ATGAACGTTTTAGTTATAGGAGCAAATGGGCAAATCGGCAAGTTTTTGGTGGAGCAGCTGGTACAGGAAGGCAAGCATAAAGTAACGGCCATGATCCGCAAACCGGAGCAGGCAGACGCACTGAAGAAACTCGGTGCCGATGTGGTAATCGGTGATCTGGAGGGCAGTGTGGAGGACTTGGCCGAGGCAATGAAGGATCATAATGCCATTGTGTTTACGGCGGGTTCTGGCGGATCTACCGGTCAGGACAAAACACTGCTTATTGATCTCGACGGTGCGGTGAAGACGATGGAAGCCGCAGAGCAGCAAGGAATCTCCAGATATATTCTGGTCAGTGCGTATGGCGCAGATCAACGGGAGAAATGGTCAGAGTCCATCAAGCCTTATTACGTGGCGAAGCATTATGCGGATCGTGCACTGTTTGCAAGTGATCTTAATTACACGATTATTCGTCCAGGTGGTCTGAAGAATGAACCGGGCACGGGCAAGATTGCAGTTGGAACGGATCTGGAACCGGGAAGCATCCCGCGTGAAGATGTGGCCCGCGTCATCGTGGCTTCCTTACAGGAAGAGAAGACGTACCGGATGGCCTTTGATTTGATTGCTGGGGAGCAACCGGTTGAAGATGCCTTGGGCAAACTATAG